The Pseudomonadota bacterium genome contains the following window.
CGAGCCTCACCCCGGAAGACGTGAAGACGGTTCTCCAGGCGTCGGCCGACCGCTACCTGCCCGATGGCACGAACTCCCAGGGGTACGGCATGGTGAACGGCCCGCGCGCCCTCGAGCTGGCTCTTGCCATGAAGAACGGCGCTCCTGCCCCGACGCTGCCGCCACTGCCGCAAGACACCACCGTGGCGAAGGCCCCCGCTCCAAAGGGTGGCCCGTCAAACGGGGTGAAGCCGATGGCCACGCCGGACGGCTATCTGCTCGCCTGAGGGCAGCCTGCTCTCCTCCCGCCCCCTCGTCGGGGGGAGGACGCCCCGGGCTCACGAAGAAGGCTCTGTCATGTCCCTCTCCTTCTTCAACACACTCACCCGCGCCGTTGAGCCGTTCAAGCCTCTTCACGAAGGCCAGGTGCGCCTGTACACCTGTGGGCCCACCGTCTACTCGTTTGCCCACATCGGCAACTTCCGAACCTACGCGTTCGAAGACATCCTGCGCCGCTGGCTGGAGTACCGCGGCTATCGTGTCGAGCACGTCATGAACATCACCGACGTCGAAGACAAGATCATCCGGGCCCATCGCGAGACCGGCAAGAGCATCCGCGAGATCACAGACCCGTACATCGAGGCCTTCTTCGAAGACCGCGACGCGCTGAACATCCTGCCTGCCCATCACTATCCGAAAGCCACGGAGTATGTGCCCCAGATGGTCGACATCGTGCAGCAGCTGCTCGACAAGCAGATGGCCTATCGCAGCGATGACGGCTCCATCTACTTCGACATCAGCCGCTTCCCCGCGTACGGCAAGCTCTCGCACATGCAGCTCGACCAGCTCAGGAGCGGCGCCCGCATCACCCACGACGAGTACGACAAGGAGACGGCGGCCGACTTCGCGCTGTGGAAGGCCTACGACGACAGCGACGGCCAGATCTTCTGGGAGACAGCCCTGGGCAAGGGCCGCCCGGGATGGCACCTCGAGTGCTCGGCCATGAGCATGTCCCTGCTCGGCGAGCACTTCGACATGCACACCGGCGGCGAAGACAACATGTTCCCCCATCATGAGAACGAGATCGCCCAGTCCGAGGGCATGACCGGTCGACCGTTCGTCGACTGGTGGCTGCACTCGCGCCACCTTCTGGTCGACCATGCGAAGATGTCGAAGTCGAAGGGCAACTTCTACACCGTGCGCGAGCTGCTGAACGAGCACGGCGTGAAGCCCTACGCCCTGCGCTACATGTACATCAACTGCCACTACCGCAAGCTCCTCGACTTCACCCTGGAAGGGGTGGAGGCGGCGCAGAAGACCGTCGATGGCCTGGTCGACTTCCTCCGACGCATCCGAGACGCGCGAGGCGAAAGCGCGGCGGCGACCGACACGGTCGCGGAAGCCATCGGTCAGGCGCGCGCAGCCTTCGAGTCTGCCATGGATGACGACCTGAACACAGCGGAAGCGCTGGGTGCGGTCCACCTGCTAGTGGGGAAGTGCAACCGCTGGATGGCCGACGGAGCGATCAATGCCGACAGCGCCGGCCTCGTGCTCACGTTCTTCCACGACATCGATCGGGTGCTGGCGCTGGGCTTCGCCGACCGGCTGGCGGATGACGGCCTGTCCCCAGCTCTGCAGGCATTGCTCGATGCCCGTCAAGAAGCGCGCGCAACCAAGGCCTGGAAGCGATCCGACGAGCTGCGCGCCGAGCTGCTGGCGGCGGGCATCGCGGTGGAAGACACGCCGCAAGGCCAGCGCTGGAAGCGGGTATAGGCACATGCGAGAGAGCCAGCTCTATGGTCGGCATCCGGTACTCGAGGCCCTGCGCGGAGGCCAGGACATCGACAAGGTGTTCCTGCTCGAGGGCGCCCAGGAGACAGAGGCGGTGCGTGAGATCCGCCGCCGCCTGCGAGAGCGGAGAATCCCGTTCTCCACCGTCTCGAAGGCCGTGCTCGACAGGCTCGCGGGAACCGCTCAGCACCAGGGTGTGGTGGCGTCCGTACCCACGCGCGACTACGCAGACTGGGACGACGTTCTCGCGCTGGCGGCCCGCCGCAAGGTCGACCCCCGCGTGCTCGTCCTCGATGAGGTTCAGGATCCGCGCAACCTCGGATCGATGATCCGCAGCGCCGACGCCGCCGGCTTTCACGGGGTGGCGGTGACCCAACGTCGGGCCGCCGGACTCACGGGCGTGGTGTCAAAGACCTCGGCTGGCGCCGACGCCCATGTGCCCGTGGTGAAGATCGGCAACGTCGCGCAGTTCCTCGAGAAGCAGGCCGAGGCCGGCTTCAGCATCGTGGGGGCCGACGCCAGTGGCACCGTCGACTACCGCGACGCTCGCTACGAGGGCCCCGTGATCGTGGTGGTGGGGGGCGAGCACAAGGGCCTGGGACGCCTGGTCTCCCAGAAGTGCCACCAGGTCGTGCGCATCCCCATGCGCGGAGAGGTCGACTCCCTCAACGTCTCGGTGGCGGCCGCCCTGCTCATGTACGAGAGCACAAGGGCCTGGCGGGCGTGACAGGCCGCCTGATTTGTTTCACATTTGTTAACTCTTCGGCTTTCGTTAACAAATCGGGTAGATGATGTTCACAATGTGAACGCCAGAACCCCTTGATCACGAACTCCGAGACTGCGATGATGACTGTGCGAGAAGTCATAACAGACAAACGCGGCGACCCGCAGACTCCCACCTCGATTGAAATACAGGAGGCAGGCACAAATGGCGAACGACAAAGAGATTGAAGGCATTGGCAAGGTCGGTTCCTCGAGCAGCAGCAAGTCGAAGGGTTCCGAGGCGGCAGGCGCTTCGCACGCCGCGTCGTCTGCGCAGCAGCCGGCCCAGGCGCCGCAGCAGAACCACCAGTCCCACGGCATCAACACCCAGGACAAGGTGAGCATCTCGAAGGAAGCCCAGGGCCTCGAGTAGACCCGAGCCCCAAGCACATCTGAAGAGGAGCGGTAGGCCGCTCCTCTTTCGCTTTCCGTGCCCTCGAGACGTGGGGAACGAGATGCCTCCCGACGTCGTCTCGTCACCGTGGGAGACAGGGGCAGAGAGCATCTGCCCTGGGTGAAGAGACGGGTTCTGAAGGCCTGCCGAAGGGCAGAATTGACACGCCAGACCGGACCCGACTTCGCGAAAACCCTGCAGTGATGCGGTTTTCTGAGGCTTGACTTCTGATCCCCCTCCCCCTATAATATGGAAAGGTTTTGGGAACAGAATCTGTCCAACGGAGGGCGTACGTTGTTGAAACTCCAAAACTCCTATATGGCCAATCTCACCCAGGAGCCCGATGAGGAGGTTGTGAAGCTCTCGAAGGGCGGCGACGAGTTCGCAACCGAGTACCTCATCAACAAGTACAAGAACTTCGTCCGGGTGAAGGCCAAGTCGTACTTCCTGGTGGGGGCAGACCGGGAAGACATCATCCAGGAGGGCATGATCGGCCTGTACAAGGCGATCCGTGACTTCCGCGCCGACAAGCTCTCCTCTTTCCGCGCCTTCGCAGAGCTCTGCATCACCCGCCAGATCATCACCGCGATCAAGACCGCGACCCGTCAGAAGCACATTCCGCTCAACTCGTACATCTCCCTCAACAAGCCCATCTACGACGAAGACTCCGACCGCACCATGCTCGACATCCTGTCGGGCACCAAGATCACCGACCCCGAAGAGGTGTTCATCAGCCACGAGCTGTCCGACGACCTTCGCGAGAAGATCCAGGAAAACCTCAGCGAGCTCGAGTCCCAGGTGCTGCTCAGCTATCTCGAGGGCAAGTCATACCAGGAGATGGCCAAGGAGCTCAACCGCCACGTGAAGTCCATCGACAACGCGTTGCAGCGCGTGAAGCGCAAGATCGAGAAGACCCTGGGCGAGAAGCACTACTGATCGCAGAGGGCGCCACCAGTTGCGCGCAAGCGAGAGGCCCGCGAAGATGATTCGCGGGCCTCTTTCACATCTCTCCGGCATTCGCAGCTCTCGCTCTCGCGTCTGCTGGCGCTCACCTCAGAGCTCCATCGAAGGTGCCAGGCCAGGCTACGGCACGGGGTCTGGTGAAGCGTCTTGCAACAAGGCGTCGGTGTCCGACCAGACGCGGCGGGCCAGCAAAGACACCTGCAAGGGCTGCAGGATGTAGTCGCGCACGGGGCCTTTGAGCGTCTGGCGCACAGCGTACACCTGTGACATATCGCGCTCCACGTCGCGCACCGAGAGCGGGTTGCTCTCCATGAGACGCTGCGCGCGCCATATCGCCCACTGCACGACCGTATCGAAGTAGCGATCGCCCAGCGGCGTTCCGAGCAACGGCACAAAGCGAGACGAACGCGCCACGATCTTGCGATAGGTCTCGATCTCTCGCTGCGACGCATGCGGAGCGAAGCGGTACTCGAGGTCGTGGAGAACCAGTCGGGGCGGGGGAGCCTTCCTGCCGTAGGTGATGCTGTAGCCGCGAACCGCAATGGTGGCGGTGTCACACGACGCCATGATCAACCGCTCCGAGCGCCCCACGATGAACGCATCGTACTGCGGCAGGCTCGGCACGAGAACGGTTCCCCGTTCGAGAACGGCCACGGTGGGCGCTCCAGAGCGCACCGTCATGTGGAACACATGACCTGCGTGAACCCCCCGCCCCGTGGTCCTTATGTCGAGGCGCTGGGCATCAACACCCTGGAGGAACGACATCTCCTTGGGGGGCACGGGAAGGAACGAGAGCACCGGAAACGGCACCTCGACCGAGCTTCCCCCTGCTCTTCGCTGGGCGTTGACGAGCGGCGCCTTGATTGGCCGGTACGAAGAATCCCAGGGCAGCACGAGACGAGTGGATGATCGCGTGATGGTTCCCGATGGAGGTTGCTCTCCCTCAAATCCCACCGGCGAAGGCACAGCGATCCCCGCGAACAGCCGGGCCTTTCTCTCTCCCCCGAGAAGCAGCGCGCCAGACGCAAGGGCCACTTCCATGCGTCCTCCCGCGCGAAGCGCGCCGCTGGGGTCGACGGCCGCCCACGTATAGACCCACTGACCCTCGAGCTCACCTTCACCGCGCTCGCGCTGCACCGTCCATCCAACGGGACCGGCCGGCGTGATGCGTGAGTCGTATCCCGGGTTCGGCACCGCGAGACTGAAGCTGCCAATGCGCTCCGCCGACCCGTTCTCGATGCGAAACACCCAGTGGTACTCGTGATTGCGGCGCACCAGCACCCGCACACGGCCGTCGAGCACCACGCCAGGGTCGGGAAGGCTGCCGCCCGGGAGAGGGGAGAGCAAGGGGGGAAGCGCGGGTCCCAGGGCAGGCAGATCGTTGCTGGTCTCTGCTTCTCGCGCGTCACCCGGCTCCGTCTCGTACTGCGCAGAAGACACGTGTGGGGTTGCAAACGAGAGCAACAGGCAGAGAGTGACAATCCCGAAGATGACGCGGCGCACGCTTTTTCAGTTCACCATGCGCCCCCCCTCCCCTGCGGCTTGACAGCACGAGGACAGAATCCCATAATACGAGGGTGAGTCGCGGGCGCGCGACTCCTGGTGTCGCCGCCGTAGCTCAATGGTAGAGCAGCGGTTTTGTAAACCGCTGGTTGCGGGTTCAAGTCCTGTCGGCGGCTCCAGACGAGATTTCGAAGAAGCCTGCGCTTGTGAGCCCCGCCCTCCTCCTGGAGAGCGGGGCTCCTGCGCTCCTCGGGCCATTGACCAAGAGGCGCGCAGCAGCCTTGTGGCGAACACGGCCCGACCTATCTCTGATCGGAGACCACTTCCATGCACATTCCGCGCGTCACAACGCGTCCCTTGGCGCTGATCCGGTCCCTCGCATGCGCCGCCCTGATTGCCCTGTCTCTCGCGTCTGCAGGTACAGCGGCTCCCAAGACCGACGAGATCCGTGACCAGATCAAAGCCACGTTGACCGAACAGGCCGCGGCCTGGAGCCGAGGCGATCTGACCGCTTATCTCGGGTTCTACGAGAACTCGCCTGACATCACGTTCGTCGTCACCGACAAGATCAACCGCGGCTTCGACACCTTGCGCGGCATCTACGAGAAGGTGTTCAACCTCAAGAACATGGGCACCATGCGATACGACACGATGGAGATCACCCCGCTCTCAGACAGCACGGCGCTGAGCTTGTGCGGCTATGTGATCGAGGTCGAGAAGCAGCCCGCACTGGGCGGCATCGTCACGTTTGCCTGGAAGAAGACCCCCCAGGGGTGGAAGGTCTTCCACGACCAGCGCAGCGCCGGTGCGCCGCGCGGGCCCCGGCAGCAGACCTCATCCGGCGGCCTGGTCATCGAAGATCTCGTCATGGGCACCGGAGACGCCGCCATCACCGGCAAGCGCGTCACGGTCCACTATGTCGGAACGTTCGCCGATGGGCGCAAGTTCGACTCAAGCTACGACCACGGCCAGCCCTTCACGTTCAACCTCGGCGCTCGCGAGGTCATCAAAGGGTGGGACCAGGGCGTTGTGGGCATGAAGATAGGCGGCAAGCGCCGCCTTCTCATCCCTGCGCAGCTCGCCTACGGCTCACGCGGCGCGGGAGAGACCATTCCCCCGAACACGCCGTTGGTCTTCGAGATCGAGCTGCTCGACGTGAAGTAGCAGATCAGCCACACGCGCCCGCACCGCGTGAAGACGCCCGCCGCATGCTCACACGAGCGCGGCGGGCGTTTGCTTCATCTGCTGTTGCGATAGAGCGGCCTAATCGGCCTCGCCGTCTTCCATCTCCTCGAGAATCTCTCGAATGAGGGGTTTGAAGAGCTTGCGCATCTCCTTGTACATGAGATCGGAGTTGTGCTCGCTGATGATCTGCTCGATGCCCGACTGAACGATGCGCGAAATCATGGCGTCCTCGTCCTGGTTCCAGAGGTAGCGGCCGATGGCGAGGGTGATGTGGAACGCCCGCGCCATGTCGCCCTTGAGAGTGAGATCGATGTTGACCTCGTGCTCGCGTGCCATGATGTCGTCGATGGCCCGCATGAAGAGCTGGACGTTCTTGCGGCGCCCCCGAGACACAGGCCGAGGCGTGATCATCTCGCCGTCGTCTCCGCGACGGGTCTTCTGCTCACCGCGCTTGCGCCGGCGCTCGCAGTTCCGGATGATCTTGTTGACCTCAGACCAGATGCGCTTCTCTTCCATTCAACCCAGGGCTCCCTCGCACATGCTTCTCCCGAAGACAGAAAGTCCGTGTCGGAGACGTTTTCAACGACTCGATTCGAACCGAACAGCGTCTCCGAAGAGACATTTTCCGGTGTTTTTTGATGGTATCAACGAAAAAACCAGGGTTCCGCCCGAAATCGAAAATCAGGCGCCCCGCATTTTCAGGCCCCCGTTGACGGCTCCGCTTGTGCGGGAGGGGTTGCGGGCTTCGGCGCGGCCTCTTCGTCTCCGAAGCGCACCTCTACAGGAATGCTCTTGCGCGGATCGGGGCCTTCCTTTGGCATGAAGCTGCCCAGCAGCGAGTAGTCGTGACGATCTCTGTCTGTGCTCATCAGAACACCTCCGAAGGATTTCGTACCGTCGTGTTCCACCCGCCACAGCGTGATTCCTGGACATCCCGGAGGCCGTTCGCGACTGGCGTGGTGCGGCGATGGGGCTCCCGCTTGCCGGAGGCGGGACTCGAACCCGCACGCCCAAGGGGCAGAAGATTTTAAGTCTCCTGCGTCTGCCATTCCGCCACTCCGGCACGGTGGCGAAGAGGTTCGAGAGGGTAGCGCTCCCCCCCTTCGCGCCTCGCAACGCGCCCGCCGTTCAGCAACGCAACGCCTCATGCACGACGTGCGCGTGGAGCAGGTTCGCAACGCTCACACGAACGTCGTGCGCGCCCACAGACCGCAGAACGGCTTCTAGGAGAGCCCCCCCGCCCACGATGTACGGGGCACGGCCGGGATCGAGGCCGACGACGTCGCGTCTCGACGAGAGCGGAAGCGCGGCCAACCGATCGGTCATCGCGCGAATCTCCGACGCCGTGAGGCGCGCGCGATGCACCCGCGTCGCATCGAAGGCTGCCAGCTGCATTGCGATGGCCGCATACGTCGTGATGGTGCCTCCCACCGCTACGACGGTGGGTGCGGCGGACGCCGCCGGGCAGCTGGCCCAGGCATCCCGGAAGACCTCTTCGAGTGCCGTTCGCATCTGCTCCATCTCGTCGCGCGTGGGGGGGTCGCTTTGAAGAAACGCTTCTGAGGTGGTCACGGCGCCCCGAGGAACGCTGACCTCCCAGGAAGGCCTGGTAAGCGCGAGCTCGGTGCTGCCGCCGCCGATGTCGACCACGAGCACCGCCTCAGGCAGCGGCTCGCCGAAGCCGAGCAGCACGCCTTCTCGTCCGAGGCGGGCCTCTTCCTCACCTTCCAGCACACGCAGGGAGATGCCGGTGCGCTCCTCGATGCGCCGAGCAAACGCTTGACTGTTGGCGGCACGACGAAACGCCTCCATGCCGAGCGCGCTCATGCCCCTGGGCGCGTACTGCCGCGCCACCGCCGCCAGCGCGTCGATCGCGTCGAGCGCGCGTTGCATGGGGGCCTCGGAAAGCACGCCCGAGGCATTGAGACCCTCGCCCATGCGGGTGACGCGAACCTCGTGATGCAGCACCTCGAGCCGCGGAGCCTCCGCACGCCCCTCGACGGCACCCACCAGGAGTTTCACCGAATTGGTGCCAACGTCGAACCCCGCCCAGATCGCGGACATCGCGCCCACCTCCTTGCGCTCCAGAGCCGCGCAGCGACTGCTTCGGAACCGCTCAGTCGCCGCCGTTCCACACCTCGACGACCGAAGACCACAGACGTGTGAGCAGCCCCGGACCGGCCGCGGGGGCCTCCGCCACGGGAGCGGGGGGACTCAGCCTGGCAGCCTTGCTCGAAGGGGCGTTGACCACCACATACGTTTGCTCATTCGGGCGAACCAGCCCCAGCGCGTCGCGGGCGACCTTCTCGACCCCGGCGTCGGTGCGCAGGAAGCGGATCTGGCTCTTCAGCCGATCGTTGACCTCGACGTCACGATCGAGCTGGGCGCGCGCAGCCTCAACCTCCTGGCGCTTGAGAGCGGTCTCCTGCTGCTTCAGGTCGTAGGTGACAAGGAGGCTGTATCCCACTACGAGGACGCCTACGACGAAGAGCAGGTTGATGCCCACCGTTCGAAGCCCTTCGAGAACCCGCTCGCGCCGTGGAGGTCGAACATCACTGGCGGTCGAGTGCGTTGCTGCGTACCCCATGGGGCCTCCTGCGCGTCGTCTGCGCGTCGCCCGCGCGGACAGGATTGAGAATAGTTCAACTCAATTCGTCAGGTTCAAAGCACTTCCTCTTGTCTGAAAAGAAAACACCGGGCCTTCTCTTCGAAAGCCCGGTGCCCACGCTCCCATGCGTCACGCGGAACCGACGCGGCGGAGCGCGCGGCTATCGCGCCCCGCCCAGTCCGGCCGCCGTGAGCTTCTCATCGCTCTCGCGCTGGAACTCTCCCATGGAGCGGTACTTCGCGTAGCGACGCTGCAGCAGCTCTTCCGCTGGGAGGGCTGCGATCTCATCGAGCGATTCGATGAGAATGTTCGAGAGCTTCCGGAAGAGCTGCTCTGGCGCGCGATGCACCCCCCCGAGCGGCTCCTGCACCACCACGTCGACAATGCCGCGACGCAGCAGATCCTGGGCGGTGAGGCGAAGCGAGACCGCGGCATCCTGGGCGCGAGAGGCATCACGCCACAAGATCGACGCGCAGCCCTCCGGCGAGATGACCGAGTACACAGAGTGCTCGAGCATGAAGACGCGATCGCCGACACCGATCGCCAGTGCGCCGCCGCTTCCCCCTTCCCCGATCACGGTGACCAGGATCGGCACCGAGAGAGAGGTCATCAGTGCGATGTTCGAGGCGATGGCCTCGTACTGGCCGCGCTCCTCGGCTTCGATGCCCGGATAGGCGCCGGGCGTATCGATGAAGGTGATGATGGGCACGTTGAAGGTCTCTGCGAGCTTCATCAGGCGACTCGCCTTGCGGAACCCCTCCGGGTTCGGCATGCCGAAGTTTCGCGCGAGGTTCTCCTTGGTCTCCTTGCCCTTCTGGTGCCCGATGACCATCACCGCACGCCCTTCGAGGTAGGCAAAACCGCCGATGATGGCCGCGTCGTCGGCATACAGCCGATCGCCGTGCAGCTCGAAGAAATCGGTGAACATGGCCTGCACGTAGTCGAGAGACGTGGGGCGCTCCGGATGGCGCGCCAGCAGAACCTTCTCCCACGGGGAGAGATTCTCGTAGATGCTCTTCTTCAGCTGCGCAGCCTTGCGCTCGAGCGCCTCGATCTCGCGCGACAGATCGACCTTGCCGGTCTGATTGACGTTCTTCAACTCTTTGATCTTCTCCTCGAGCTCGAGCAGAGGAGTCTCCACCTCAAGGACACGTTTCATGGCTACTGACGAACTCCCTGCATCGCGTTACGTGACTGGCCGGACACACCGACCCTTCCGGTGTCGAGACGCCTGGGTGGAGATGCCCCCCCGCGCCTCGGCATCGGTGCCTCCCATCGAGGCCGCGACAGCTATTTCGTGGCACTCGCCACCGTGCTGTTCCGCGTGAGAAACCCGATCAGACGGGCTATGGAAGATTTCAGATCTTTTCGTGGCACGACGCGATCGATGAAGCCGTGCTCGAGAAAGAACTCAGCGGTCTGGAAGCCCTCCGGCAGCTTCTGCCGGATGGTCTGTTCGATGACGCGCGCCCCCGCAAAGCCGATGATGGCGTTGGGCTCGGCGAGGATCACGTCTCCCAGCGCCGCAAAGCTCGCCGCAACGCCGCCCGTGGTGGGATCGCTGAGCACGACGATGTACGGCAGACGGGCCTGGGTAAGACGCACGCGTGCGGCGCTCGTCTTCGCCATCTGCATGAGGGAGTAGATGCCCTCCTGCATGCGCGCTCCACCCGACGACGTCACCACGATGACGGGAAGGCGCTCTTCGAGGCCCCGTTCCATGAGCAGGGTGAGCTTCTCGCCCACCACCGAACCCATCGAACCGCCGCGGAAGCCGAAATCCATCACACCGATGGCGGCGGAGAAGCCACTGACACACCCCCGACCCGTGAGCGCAGCGTCGGAGAGGCGTGTCTTCTTCCGGTCATCGGCGAGCTTCTGGACGTACTCCGGCCCGAACTGAAGGGGATCGGCAGGTGCCACGTCGCTGCCCCACTCGACAAACGTCTCGGCGTCGACGAGGCTCTCGATGCGCTCCCACGCGCCCAGCTTGTGATGGTGGCCGCACTTGTCGCAGACCTTGAGCTGCTCCTCGAAGGTCTTGCGGTAGACCGCGGTTCCGCACCGGCTGCACTTCACCCACAGGTTATCGGGGATGTCGCGGGCCGGACTCTCAACGGTCTTGCGGTTTGTCTTTGGGCGCTGGGCCCTGAGTCTCTCGAAGAAACCTGACATACGACTTCTCAATCTGGGCGATGTCGGCCAGTGGCCTCGGGCGCATCGCTCCGTGGCGCGCAAGAGGCGCGCCGGCTCTCCTGTCGGGCAACCCTGGCCCGGAGATGGCGGCACCATACTTCCCCACCCCGGCATGAAGTCCTCTTCAAGACAAGCAACTCATCTCGACGCTACCGACGGCCTGACCCCTGCCAGACCGCTCGGGGTGAGCGTGTCGACCTCTACCGCAGCGATGCTTCCCACGAGAGAGGCATCGCCCTCGAACTCCACCGTCAGGTAGTTGTCGGTGGTGCCACGGCAACGCCCGACCGCGTGCTCCTCGACGAGAACCTTGACGGTGCGCCCCAGGAAACGCGCTCGAAACGCTTCCTCGAGCTCTCGCGCGATCGCCAGGACGCGATCGATGCGCGCCTGCAGCACGCGCTCATCGAGGTGACCGCCCATGCGGGCCGCCGCCGTGCCCGGTCGAACAGAGTACGGAAACACGTGCAGGTGTGCGAAGGGTCTCGAGGTGAGATAGGCGCAGAGCCGCTCGAAATCGTCTTCGGTCTCCCCGGGAAAGCCCACGAGAACGTCGGCCGTGAGCGCCCCTTCCGGGAAACGGGTCAGGAAGGCCTCCACGATGGCGTCATAGTGGGCGAGGGTGTAGCCCCTGCGCATGCGCGCGAGCACGTCGTCGCTGGCGTGCTGCAGCGCCAGGTGCAGGTGGGGACAGATGATGCCCTCGTCGACCATGGTGTCGAGCATCTCGAGCGGGAAGTCCGCGGGCTCGATCGATGACAGGCGAACGCGCACGGCGCCAGACTCTCTCGAGAGAAGCGCCATGAGACGCCCCAGGTCCCACCCCTCGATGTCACGGCCGTACCAGCCCACATGCACGCCGGTCACCACGATCTCACGGTAGCCGGCGCCCACCAGCTGGCGGGCCTCTGCGAGAACCTCCTGCGGCGGCTTGCTGCGAGCGCGCCCCCGCACGAAGGGAACGATGCAGAAGGTGCACATCTGATTGCACCCATCCTGCACCTTCAGGAGCGCGCGCGCCCTCCCCTGGACCGCGTCACGAAGGTTCCGCTCATCGCGCTCGTGATGGGCGGGAAGCTCGGCGCGCACCAGATCGAGAAGGCGCTCCTTGTGCTTGTTCGACACCTCCACGACCCGCGGGGAGACGCGGGCTGTGCGCGCGTCGGGATTGCCCACAGCGCAGCCCGTGGCAATCACGCGCGCCTCTGGGTTGGCCCGCAGCGCGCGGCGTATCATCTGTCGAGACTTCTTGTCAGCAACACGCGTCACCGTGCAGGTGTTGATGACGTAGACGTCGGCGGCATCATCGAGACCCACCTCGCGAAAGCCCCGCATGAAGAACTCGCGACGAAGCATCTCCTCGTCGTACTGGTTCACCCTGCATCCAAGGGTCTCGATGTGAAAGGACGGTGCGTCGGCTGTCATGGGTGTGGAATGTATTTTTCGCTCATTTTCCCAGAAACAGAAGCGCCTTCCCAGCGACGCTGTGGAAGGCTCTCAACCGACTTCCCGGACGGCGTTCCGCACGCCGCCCGACGCCGACGAGCCACACCTTCGTGTGCAGCCCGGAGCGCGCCGGTTCGCGGAATCATTGTCGCTGACGGATGGATGCCGTCTAATGTGCGGCGACGCAGGGGGTCTAGCCCGCCTTGCGCGCAACCGCCGTCTTCTTCACATAGCGCTTCTCGTAGCGAGCTCTACGCTTCTTCTCGATCAGTCGCATGATCTTGAGTCGGGCCAATGCCTTGTCTGACTGTTCCACTGCCGTGCCTCCCTGTGCGCTCTGCGCGGGGAATCCGGTCGTGCCTGGCTTCCAGGTGCGCCTGGCTGCCCGCACGTCGGTCGGTTCATCCGTGGTCGGGGGCTGCGCGGAATCCAGAGAGCATGCTCCGCTGTGCTCACGCGCCATCCTGCTTCTACGACTCGATCATACAGGGGGCACGGAGGAAAGGCCATTAACCATTTATGAACAGATCATCACGCCTCAAACCGCATGAAACCTGAAAAAATCCTGTATTTCTGCCGGGCGCATGCACACATCGCGCACGTGCAGACTCAGGCGCGGTTGGCCTCATCTCGCTGGCGCATCAAGGACGCCACCTCGGCCTCGAGCCGATCGAACTGCGGGTACAGCATCTTGAGCACGGTCACCTGTGACGTCTTGTTGCTCAGACTGAAGCTGCGCCCACCGGTGACCGCGGACTCGCGGTACATGGCCTCGCTCCAACGGATGATGACCGTGTAGCGGCCTCTGCGATAGACAAAGGCGCGCGCACCGACCGTCACCGTCTGCGCGGAGAGCAAGACGAACGCCGCCCCGATCATGATGGCGAGGAGCAGGGCCCAGAACAAGGGAATGCCCACACTCA
Protein-coding sequences here:
- a CDS encoding cysteine--tRNA ligase, with translation MSLSFFNTLTRAVEPFKPLHEGQVRLYTCGPTVYSFAHIGNFRTYAFEDILRRWLEYRGYRVEHVMNITDVEDKIIRAHRETGKSIREITDPYIEAFFEDRDALNILPAHHYPKATEYVPQMVDIVQQLLDKQMAYRSDDGSIYFDISRFPAYGKLSHMQLDQLRSGARITHDEYDKETAADFALWKAYDDSDGQIFWETALGKGRPGWHLECSAMSMSLLGEHFDMHTGGEDNMFPHHENEIAQSEGMTGRPFVDWWLHSRHLLVDHAKMSKSKGNFYTVRELLNEHGVKPYALRYMYINCHYRKLLDFTLEGVEAAQKTVDGLVDFLRRIRDARGESAAATDTVAEAIGQARAAFESAMDDDLNTAEALGAVHLLVGKCNRWMADGAINADSAGLVLTFFHDIDRVLALGFADRLADDGLSPALQALLDARQEARATKAWKRSDELRAELLAAGIAVEDTPQGQRWKRV
- the rlmB gene encoding 23S rRNA (guanosine(2251)-2'-O)-methyltransferase RlmB; protein product: MRESQLYGRHPVLEALRGGQDIDKVFLLEGAQETEAVREIRRRLRERRIPFSTVSKAVLDRLAGTAQHQGVVASVPTRDYADWDDVLALAARRKVDPRVLVLDEVQDPRNLGSMIRSADAAGFHGVAVTQRRAAGLTGVVSKTSAGADAHVPVVKIGNVAQFLEKQAEAGFSIVGADASGTVDYRDARYEGPVIVVVGGEHKGLGRLVSQKCHQVVRIPMRGEVDSLNVSVAAALLMYESTRAWRA
- the sigH gene encoding RNA polymerase sporulation sigma factor SigH; translation: MERFWEQNLSNGGRTLLKLQNSYMANLTQEPDEEVVKLSKGGDEFATEYLINKYKNFVRVKAKSYFLVGADREDIIQEGMIGLYKAIRDFRADKLSSFRAFAELCITRQIITAIKTATRQKHIPLNSYISLNKPIYDEDSDRTMLDILSGTKITDPEEVFISHELSDDLREKIQENLSELESQVLLSYLEGKSYQEMAKELNRHVKSIDNALQRVKRKIEKTLGEKHY
- a CDS encoding septum formation initiator family protein translates to MGYAATHSTASDVRPPRRERVLEGLRTVGINLLFVVGVLVVGYSLLVTYDLKQQETALKRQEVEAARAQLDRDVEVNDRLKSQIRFLRTDAGVEKVARDALGLVRPNEQTYVVVNAPSSKAARLSPPAPVAEAPAAGPGLLTRLWSSVVEVWNGGD
- a CDS encoding acetyl-CoA carboxylase carboxyltransferase subunit alpha, which encodes MKRVLEVETPLLELEEKIKELKNVNQTGKVDLSREIEALERKAAQLKKSIYENLSPWEKVLLARHPERPTSLDYVQAMFTDFFELHGDRLYADDAAIIGGFAYLEGRAVMVIGHQKGKETKENLARNFGMPNPEGFRKASRLMKLAETFNVPIITFIDTPGAYPGIEAEERGQYEAIASNIALMTSLSVPILVTVIGEGGSGGALAIGVGDRVFMLEHSVYSVISPEGCASILWRDASRAQDAAVSLRLTAQDLLRRGIVDVVVQEPLGGVHRAPEQLFRKLSNILIESLDEIAALPAEELLQRRYAKYRSMGEFQRESDEKLTAAGLGGAR
- a CDS encoding acetyl-CoA carboxylase carboxyltransferase subunit beta, encoding MSGFFERLRAQRPKTNRKTVESPARDIPDNLWVKCSRCGTAVYRKTFEEQLKVCDKCGHHHKLGAWERIESLVDAETFVEWGSDVAPADPLQFGPEYVQKLADDRKKTRLSDAALTGRGCVSGFSAAIGVMDFGFRGGSMGSVVGEKLTLLMERGLEERLPVIVVTSSGGARMQEGIYSLMQMAKTSAARVRLTQARLPYIVVLSDPTTGGVAASFAALGDVILAEPNAIIGFAGARVIEQTIRQKLPEGFQTAEFFLEHGFIDRVVPRKDLKSSIARLIGFLTRNSTVASATK